One window from the genome of Rhodospirillales bacterium encodes:
- a CDS encoding peptidoglycan-binding protein yields the protein MTRSFLSALLLATGLVLGAPALAQTADEIAAVQSHLAARGYEPGPDDGLMGSRSRAAIEAFETDRGRTPTGTVSPWIIGLATGTAEEAAPEPDVAEPKAAAVDDLDIDTNATIAVPDTNSDPDSPVSALLGDPAEIAGNGPLGFSDNGDGSLLVTDGIPWRAQVFVEPRTITIDEATSLLFKVRSGDILPVPLDGKVIDVPGTLFVPLFLAHDQTSAARASLADTSGMTWVFSQGGLRFERDDFTLEAAEPGATMVFTPDGMVLTGFNLTPG from the coding sequence GTGACACGTTCGTTCCTCTCCGCCCTGCTCCTTGCCACAGGCCTCGTGCTCGGCGCGCCCGCGCTGGCCCAGACCGCCGACGAGATCGCCGCCGTGCAGAGTCATCTCGCGGCCCGGGGGTACGAACCCGGGCCCGACGACGGTCTTATGGGAAGCCGCTCGCGCGCCGCCATCGAAGCCTTCGAGACCGACCGGGGCCGCACCCCGACCGGCACGGTCTCGCCCTGGATCATCGGTCTCGCGACCGGGACGGCGGAGGAAGCCGCGCCGGAGCCCGACGTCGCCGAGCCCAAGGCAGCCGCAGTGGACGATCTCGATATCGACACCAACGCCACGATCGCGGTGCCCGATACGAACAGCGATCCCGACTCGCCGGTCTCCGCGCTGCTGGGCGATCCCGCCGAGATCGCGGGCAATGGCCCGCTCGGCTTCAGCGACAACGGCGACGGCAGCCTGCTGGTGACCGACGGCATTCCCTGGCGCGCCCAAGTCTTCGTCGAACCGCGCACCATCACGATCGACGAGGCGACCTCGCTGCTCTTCAAGGTCCGCTCGGGCGACATTCTGCCGGTGCCGCTCGACGGCAAGGTGATCGACGTGCCGGGCACGCTCTTCGTACCGCTCTTTCTGGCACATGACCAGACAAGTGCGGCCCGGGCCTCGCTGGCGGATACCAGCGGCATGACCTGGGTGTTCAGCCAGGGCGGCCTGCGCTTCGAACGCGACGACTTCACCCTGGAGGCGGCCGAGCCTGGTGCCACCATGGTGTTCACGCCCGACGGGATGGTGTTGACGGGTTTCAACCTGACACCGGGCTGA
- a CDS encoding trimethylamine methyltransferase family protein: MWKGAGWIEGGLTASHEKFIPDAEMMQAFVTPPAVDDDDAMGLSAMAEVAPGGHYFGAARALECYETAFCQPLVADGRNFETWREACSTTTAENANRVWKQLLADHEEPAIGLSVAQAIDEFVARRTREIKASGL; the protein is encoded by the coding sequence ATCTGGAAGGGTGCGGGCTGGATCGAAGGCGGCCTCACGGCAAGCCATGAGAAATTCATCCCGGACGCCGAGATGATGCAGGCCTTCGTCACGCCACCGGCGGTCGACGACGACGACGCGATGGGTCTCAGCGCGATGGCCGAGGTCGCGCCGGGTGGCCATTACTTCGGTGCCGCGCGCGCACTGGAATGTTACGAAACGGCCTTCTGCCAGCCGCTCGTGGCCGACGGCCGGAACTTCGAAACCTGGCGCGAGGCCTGCAGCACGACAACGGCCGAGAATGCGAATCGGGTCTGGAAACAGCTTCTGGCCGACCATGAAGAACCTGCAATCGGCCTTTCCGTCGCGCAGGCAATCGATGAATTCGTTGCAAGACGAACACGCGAGATCAAGGCATCGGGACTCTGA
- a CDS encoding DUF1491 family protein: MFFEGNQRLKAQVWIDAQVRRCNLQALPFYVVRRGDPDAGMILIKLIRGPDRVLILSPARDEQGRPAWQRPLGEGEVPDSDGESWLSRQIDYDPDLWIVEIEDVAAAWWPDEPIL, from the coding sequence GTGTTTTTCGAGGGGAATCAACGGCTTAAGGCACAGGTGTGGATCGACGCCCAAGTCCGGCGCTGCAATCTGCAGGCGCTGCCGTTCTATGTCGTCCGACGTGGCGATCCGGACGCCGGCATGATCCTCATCAAGCTGATTCGAGGACCAGACAGGGTTCTCATCTTGTCACCGGCACGCGATGAGCAGGGCCGCCCGGCCTGGCAGAGACCGCTGGGTGAGGGGGAAGTGCCTGATTCTGATGGCGAATCCTGGCTGAGCCGGCAGATCGACTACGATCCCGACCTCTGGATCGTCGAAATCGAGGATGTGGCGGCCGCCTGGTGGCCCGACGAGCCGATTCTCTGA
- a CDS encoding FAD-dependent oxidoreductase, giving the protein MVFSLLRLGLRKDGTPPRALPTPAELKPSYDVVIVGGGGHGLATAYYLAKDWDITNVAVLEKNYIGSGNTGRNTMVIRSNYLTPDGVRFYDTSVQLYRDLAHDFDLNLMLSERAQITLAHTDAQVRSMRWRNEVSRHFGIASDLVDREALRKLVPFLGLSENTRFPIQGALVHHPGSIARHDAVAWGYGSGAWQRGVEIHQKTEVTGFGFAGNNGSRKVSEVHTNRGTIKAGQVIQCVAGMSGEIARLAGIKLPIKTFPLQAGVSLPVKPFLDPLISSTQHHVYLSQTARGEVVIGGGSDPYTLYNTRSTLEMKEAWMVGTLELFPFLAETKILRQWAGMTDMTPDYSPIMGKSEVRNYYLDAGWGTWGFKATPVCGKTNAELIARDETPDLIKAFSLERFNSFRLLDDKAATAASH; this is encoded by the coding sequence ATGGTGTTCTCTCTGCTTCGGCTGGGCCTCCGCAAGGACGGCACCCCGCCCCGCGCCCTGCCGACACCGGCCGAGCTCAAGCCCTCTTACGATGTCGTCATTGTCGGCGGTGGCGGCCACGGGCTCGCCACCGCCTACTACCTCGCCAAGGACTGGGACATCACGAATGTCGCGGTGCTGGAGAAGAACTACATCGGCTCGGGCAACACCGGGCGGAACACCATGGTGATCCGCTCGAACTACCTGACGCCCGACGGCGTGCGCTTCTACGATACCTCGGTCCAGCTCTACCGCGACCTGGCGCACGACTTCGATCTCAACCTGATGCTCTCCGAACGCGCCCAGATCACGCTCGCCCACACCGACGCCCAGGTGCGGTCGATGCGCTGGCGCAACGAGGTCAGCCGCCACTTCGGCATCGCCTCGGACCTGGTCGACCGGGAGGCACTGCGCAAGCTGGTGCCCTTCCTCGGTCTTTCTGAGAACACCCGCTTCCCGATCCAGGGCGCGCTGGTCCATCACCCGGGCTCGATCGCGCGCCATGACGCGGTCGCCTGGGGTTACGGCTCAGGCGCCTGGCAGCGCGGCGTCGAGATCCACCAGAAGACCGAGGTCACCGGCTTCGGCTTCGCAGGCAACAACGGCAGCCGCAAGGTCAGCGAGGTCCACACCAACCGCGGCACGATCAAGGCGGGCCAGGTGATCCAGTGCGTCGCCGGCATGTCGGGCGAGATCGCGCGTTTGGCCGGCATCAAGCTGCCGATCAAGACCTTCCCGCTGCAGGCCGGCGTCAGCCTGCCCGTGAAACCCTTCCTTGATCCGCTGATCTCGAGCACCCAGCACCACGTCTATTTGAGTCAGACTGCGCGCGGCGAGGTGGTGATCGGCGGGGGCAGCGATCCCTACACGCTCTACAACACCCGCTCGACGCTGGAGATGAAGGAAGCCTGGATGGTCGGCACCCTGGAACTCTTCCCGTTCCTCGCCGAAACCAAGATCCTGCGTCAATGGGCCGGCATGACCGACATGACGCCCGACTACTCACCGATCATGGGCAAGTCCGAGGTCCGCAACTACTACCTCGACGCCGGCTGGGGCACCTGGGGCTTCAAGGCCACCCCGGTCTGCGGCAAAACCAACGCCGAACTGATCGCCAGGGACGAGACGCCCGACCTGATCAAGGCTTTCTCCCTGGAACGCTTCAACTCCTTCCGCCTGCTCGACGACAAGGCGGCGACGGCGGCGAGCCATTGA
- a CDS encoding NAD(P)-binding domain-containing protein translates to MPDARVAVISLGNMGRALAARLLDTGFAVTVWDRSPERLTRWQPVARMSRSKAEPSTTRSAQHSKPGAAARGRSWPRAGPDVSTPESLDALMARAEELGHGGHDLAGWIDTIRPCDRD, encoded by the coding sequence ATGCCAGACGCCCGCGTCGCTGTCATCAGCCTGGGCAACATGGGCCGTGCGCTCGCCGCCCGCCTGCTCGACACCGGTTTCGCCGTCACCGTCTGGGATCGCAGCCCGGAAAGGCTGACGCGCTGGCAACCCGTAGCGCGAATGTCGCGATCGAAAGCCGAGCCTTCAACGACGAGGTCGGCGCAACACTCGAAGCCCGGCGCGGCGGCCCGAGGCAGGTCATGGCCCAGAGCTGGGCCGGACGTGTCGACGCCTGAGAGCCTTGATGCGCTGATGGCCCGCGCCGAAGAGCTCGGCCATGGCGGTCACGACCTCGCAGGCTGGATCGATACGATTCGGCCATGCGACCGGGACTGA
- a CDS encoding class I SAM-dependent methyltransferase, translating to MTSDAMFDAEVLRLHDALTLQHWAERFAEHRDEAAAMMNERFCRMWEPYLAAAAGVFRHGSNAVLHLQVGRERDAIPVTRDDLWEARQRQAEAGPSA from the coding sequence ATGACAAGTGACGCCATGTTCGATGCCGAGGTGTTGCGCCTGCACGACGCGCTGACCCTGCAGCACTGGGCTGAGCGCTTCGCCGAACATCGCGACGAGGCCGCCGCGATGATGAACGAACGCTTCTGCCGCATGTGGGAGCCCTATCTCGCCGCCGCCGCCGGAGTGTTCCGCCACGGCTCGAACGCGGTGCTTCACCTGCAGGTGGGACGCGAGCGGGACGCCATACCGGTGACCCGCGACGACCTCTGGGAAGCGAGGCAACGGCAGGCCGAGGCTGGACCCTCCGCCTGA
- a CDS encoding DUF262 domain-containing protein, whose amino-acid sequence MATEVRDAVPEKENDDLDFKKEEDDELHVEYDIANYPSDYTLSVIHEMWKNDDIEIPEFQRNFVWTIKQSSLLIESFLKGLPVPQLFFYIDDQHKNLVIDGQQRVMSIVYFLEGYFGPENQTGRRQVFRLTGLDETSPYHRKTFADLSESLQRKFKSRVLRVVNIRQMKPEGKNTSMFHIFERLNTGGTPLRPQEIRNCVFSGDIVDRLKELNEDKNWRNVIGKANIDKHQRDVEMVLRVLALADGHMNYQKPMKEFLNKYMDSNRNGTSKEFRKLHKDFLCVTEILDEHGGKRVFHVHGPINRAAMDCIFASMLIHLDRREDWSKLSSQIEQLYKNEEFRSCIFSNTSDPNIVKKRMEIALECIGAE is encoded by the coding sequence ATGGCGACTGAAGTGCGCGACGCTGTTCCTGAAAAGGAGAATGATGATCTTGACTTCAAAAAAGAAGAAGATGATGAGCTTCACGTCGAATATGACATAGCCAATTATCCATCCGACTACACACTCAGTGTCATTCATGAGATGTGGAAGAATGACGATATTGAAATACCTGAGTTTCAACGCAACTTTGTTTGGACAATTAAGCAGTCATCTCTACTAATCGAATCGTTCCTGAAGGGATTACCAGTCCCTCAGCTATTCTTTTACATTGATGATCAGCATAAGAATCTCGTGATTGATGGTCAGCAGAGAGTAATGAGTATTGTCTATTTTCTGGAAGGGTATTTTGGTCCAGAGAACCAGACGGGGAGAAGGCAGGTCTTCAGGCTAACAGGATTGGATGAAACAAGCCCTTATCATAGGAAAACGTTCGCTGATCTATCTGAATCTCTGCAGCGCAAGTTCAAATCTCGGGTTCTACGTGTCGTAAATATTCGTCAAATGAAACCGGAAGGTAAGAACACGAGTATGTTTCATATCTTCGAAAGACTAAACACTGGTGGCACTCCTCTTCGACCTCAGGAAATTCGTAACTGTGTTTTTTCTGGAGATATTGTTGATCGACTCAAGGAGCTCAATGAGGACAAGAATTGGAGAAATGTTATCGGAAAGGCCAACATAGATAAACATCAACGAGATGTTGAGATGGTGTTGCGTGTTTTGGCGCTTGCTGATGGTCACATGAACTATCAAAAGCCAATGAAAGAGTTTTTGAACAAGTATATGGATTCTAACAGAAATGGCACGAGTAAAGAGTTTCGGAAACTCCACAAAGATTTCTTGTGTGTTACAGAAATTCTTGATGAGCATGGCGGTAAACGTGTTTTCCATGTTCACGGCCCAATTAACCGAGCTGCCATGGACTGCATATTTGCTTCGATGTTAATTCATTTGGACAGAAGAGAGGATTGGAGTAAGCTGTCAAGTCAGATTGAACAGCTATACAAAAATGAAGAATTTCGATCTTGTATTTTCTCTAATACAAGTGACCCAAATATAGTAAAAAAACGAATGGAAATTGCCTTGGAGTGCATCGGGGCTGAATAA
- a CDS encoding NAD-glutamate dehydrogenase, whose protein sequence is MTSGEAVLARHDQQQVDERIDEVLVLIGERFAGDASKVQCFARSYFADVIAEDIEGESTENLYGAVASLWQFMRQRKEGGPKVRVYNPNLEQDGWQSTHTAIEIVNDDMPFLVDSVVAALNRMDISVLLLIHPIINLNRDDAGTIATIYKRGAGGEGMTAESVLHVEITQQPEDPRHDEIKARLHEVLGNVRASVEDWPGMIAKLDEQIAALKDNPPPIDAEDLAECLDFLQWLRDNHFTFLGHREYRFERRDEKVFAQIVDDGNMGILRAVTDESRARHADALPDHFAEYIDRKELFIISKAWTRSDVHRPVYMDYIGVRLFDDDGTVIGERRFLGLLTSTAYSAVPSHIPLLRRKFKTVVERAGFSPGSHNDKALEHILDTLPRDELFQMDTDTLERIAHGILHMEHRQRIRLFMRSDNYGEFVSCLVFVPRDRYTTDLRDRIKQILMEELGGDSVDVNTQLSDAPMARAHYIVHTPGGQRRDRRVRDLEQRLVVASRSWNDDFHDALMEEFGEGQGSTLFHRFAHAIPANYRDHLSPRLAVADVERMERTVTDGIAMNLYRRVDADDHSLNFKVYHAGNPVPLSIIMPMLEHMGLVVIEETPYEVALKDETAVWIHDFHCHQEYDWEVDVPAVRKRFHDTFRQVWAGEIENDDFNDLVLAGLDWRQVVVLRAYAKYMNQANVPFSQSYIKRTLAANPTIAKLLIDLFIVRFDPDNQDGMAERSDAIRAEITEALNQVVSLDEDRILRRYLNLIEATLRTNFFQLREDGRPKAYVSFKFDSQAIEELPDPRPWREIFVYSSRVEAVHLRGGPVARGGIRWSDRLEDFRTEVLGLVKAQMVKNAVIVPVGSKGGFVVKKPPLEGGREAFQAEGIDCYKTFMSGMLDITDNIVGGEIVQRERVVRHDGDDPYLVVAADKGTATFSDIANGIARDYGHWLDDAFASGGSAGYDHKAMGITAKGAWEAVKRHFREMGKDIQNEDFTVVGVGDMGGDVFGNGMLLSEHIRLLGAFNHLHIFCDPDPDAAASYVERARLFELPRSTWIDYNADLISEGGAIYERSAKSLELTPQIKKCFGIKADHVTPNELINAMLKTDVELLWNGGIGTYIKASDETHAEVGDRANDSLRVDGRQVGAKVFGEGGNLGATQAGRIEFALAGGRINTDAIDNSAGVDCSDHEVNIKILLGDVVEAGDMTVKQRDRLLEEMTDEVSDLVLRDNYLQTQALTILENNADIRGDEQIRFMRAVEQSGLLDRRIEGLPDDEELADWRTRGRRFTRPELSVLLAYAKMDLYPALLESDLPDDPDLQADLVRYFPVPLQEGFRDRIMNHRLRREIAATLTTNSIVNRAGISFIRRLAEESGYDFADIARSYTVARDAFALRDVWLAIEALDNQVPTTVQTAMLEETILLIERVTGWMLRHRSQPMAIGDTVSAFRPAVMVLQDRLPELVSTSRRQSMQRAAKRYEKEGVPADIAAQVASLRTLAAVCDVIATAETLSIGVIDVATVFFDVGEELGTDWLRDMLVRLAIEDRWDRLAQQALIEESFQQQRSIAAAVLQANREGPADKATAAWISTNKARVTRARNVITDLQSTNTPVDLAMASVASRALRGLAG, encoded by the coding sequence ATGACGTCTGGGGAGGCGGTCTTGGCACGACACGATCAGCAACAGGTAGACGAACGCATCGACGAGGTGCTGGTCCTGATCGGCGAACGCTTCGCCGGTGACGCCAGCAAGGTGCAGTGTTTTGCCCGCAGCTACTTTGCCGATGTCATCGCCGAGGACATCGAGGGCGAATCGACCGAGAACCTCTACGGTGCCGTCGCCTCGCTCTGGCAGTTCATGCGCCAGCGCAAGGAAGGAGGACCGAAGGTCCGCGTCTACAACCCCAATCTCGAGCAGGACGGCTGGCAATCGACCCATACGGCGATCGAGATCGTCAACGACGACATGCCGTTCCTCGTCGATTCCGTGGTCGCCGCGCTCAACCGCATGGACATCTCCGTCCTGCTCCTGATCCACCCCATCATCAACCTCAACCGCGACGACGCGGGCACCATCGCCACGATCTACAAGCGCGGTGCGGGCGGCGAGGGCATGACTGCCGAATCGGTGTTGCATGTCGAGATCACGCAACAGCCCGAGGACCCGCGCCACGACGAGATCAAAGCGCGGCTCCACGAGGTACTGGGCAATGTGCGGGCCTCGGTCGAGGACTGGCCCGGGATGATTGCCAAGCTCGACGAGCAGATCGCCGCGCTGAAAGACAACCCGCCGCCGATTGATGCCGAGGACCTGGCCGAGTGTCTCGATTTCCTGCAGTGGCTCCGGGACAACCACTTCACCTTCCTGGGCCACCGCGAGTACCGCTTCGAACGGCGTGACGAGAAGGTCTTCGCCCAGATCGTCGACGATGGGAACATGGGCATCCTGCGCGCTGTGACCGATGAGAGCCGGGCGCGCCACGCTGATGCCCTGCCCGATCACTTCGCTGAGTACATCGACCGCAAGGAGCTCTTCATCATCTCCAAGGCATGGACCCGGTCCGACGTCCACCGCCCGGTCTACATGGACTACATCGGCGTCCGCCTGTTCGACGACGACGGTACGGTGATCGGCGAGCGCCGCTTCCTGGGACTCCTGACCTCGACCGCCTACAGCGCGGTGCCGTCCCACATCCCGCTGCTGCGCCGCAAGTTCAAGACGGTGGTCGAGCGCGCCGGCTTCTCGCCCGGCAGCCACAACGACAAGGCGCTCGAGCACATCCTCGACACTTTACCGCGCGACGAGCTGTTCCAGATGGATACCGACACGCTGGAGCGTATTGCGCACGGCATTCTTCACATGGAGCATCGCCAGCGCATCCGGCTGTTCATGCGTTCGGACAACTACGGCGAGTTCGTCTCCTGCCTCGTCTTCGTGCCGCGCGATCGCTACACGACCGACCTGCGCGACCGCATCAAGCAGATCCTGATGGAGGAGCTCGGCGGCGACTCGGTCGACGTCAACACGCAGCTCTCCGACGCGCCCATGGCGCGGGCCCACTACATCGTCCACACGCCGGGTGGTCAGCGCCGGGACCGCCGCGTGCGCGACCTGGAGCAGCGCCTGGTCGTGGCCTCGCGCAGCTGGAACGATGACTTCCACGATGCGTTGATGGAAGAATTCGGCGAGGGCCAGGGCAGCACGCTGTTCCACCGCTTCGCCCATGCGATCCCGGCGAACTACAGGGACCACTTGAGCCCACGGCTGGCGGTCGCCGATGTCGAGCGCATGGAGCGCACGGTCACCGACGGCATCGCCATGAACCTCTACCGTCGGGTTGATGCCGACGACCACTCGCTGAACTTCAAGGTCTACCATGCCGGAAACCCCGTGCCGCTGTCGATCATCATGCCGATGCTGGAACACATGGGCCTCGTGGTGATTGAGGAGACGCCCTACGAGGTTGCGCTCAAGGACGAGACGGCGGTCTGGATTCACGACTTCCACTGCCACCAGGAGTATGACTGGGAGGTCGATGTCCCGGCGGTACGCAAGCGGTTCCACGACACCTTCCGCCAAGTCTGGGCGGGCGAGATCGAGAACGACGATTTCAATGATCTCGTGCTCGCCGGCCTCGACTGGCGCCAGGTCGTGGTGCTGCGCGCCTATGCCAAGTACATGAACCAGGCCAATGTGCCGTTCAGCCAGAGCTACATCAAGCGCACCTTGGCCGCGAACCCGACCATCGCCAAGCTGCTGATCGATCTCTTCATCGTGCGTTTCGATCCGGACAACCAGGACGGCATGGCCGAGCGCTCGGATGCGATCCGTGCCGAGATCACCGAGGCGCTCAACCAGGTCGTCTCGCTCGATGAGGATCGCATCCTGCGCCGCTATCTCAACCTGATCGAGGCGACGCTCCGCACCAACTTCTTCCAGCTCCGCGAGGACGGCAGGCCCAAGGCCTATGTCTCCTTCAAGTTCGACAGCCAGGCGATCGAGGAGCTGCCCGATCCCCGGCCGTGGCGCGAGATCTTCGTCTATTCGTCGCGGGTCGAGGCCGTGCACTTGCGCGGCGGTCCGGTCGCGCGCGGCGGCATCCGCTGGTCTGACCGGCTGGAGGACTTCCGCACCGAGGTGCTCGGTCTCGTGAAGGCTCAGATGGTCAAGAATGCGGTGATCGTGCCGGTCGGCTCCAAGGGCGGATTCGTGGTCAAGAAGCCGCCCTTGGAAGGCGGGCGCGAAGCGTTCCAGGCCGAAGGCATCGACTGTTACAAGACCTTCATGTCGGGCATGCTCGACATCACCGACAACATCGTCGGCGGTGAGATCGTCCAGCGCGAGCGGGTCGTGCGCCACGACGGCGATGATCCCTATCTCGTCGTCGCTGCCGACAAGGGCACGGCGACCTTCTCGGATATCGCCAACGGCATCGCACGCGACTACGGCCACTGGCTCGATGATGCCTTCGCCTCCGGCGGTTCGGCCGGCTACGACCACAAGGCCATGGGCATTACCGCCAAGGGCGCATGGGAAGCGGTCAAGCGTCACTTCCGCGAGATGGGCAAGGACATCCAGAACGAGGACTTCACCGTCGTCGGTGTCGGTGACATGGGCGGCGACGTCTTCGGCAACGGCATGCTGCTCTCCGAGCACATCCGGCTGCTCGGAGCCTTCAACCATCTTCACATCTTCTGTGATCCCGATCCCGATGCTGCGGCGAGTTATGTCGAACGAGCGCGCCTGTTCGAACTGCCGCGCTCGACCTGGATCGACTACAATGCCGATCTCATCAGCGAGGGTGGCGCGATCTACGAACGCAGCGCCAAGTCGCTAGAGCTCACGCCCCAGATCAAGAAATGCTTCGGCATCAAGGCCGATCACGTCACGCCCAATGAGCTGATCAACGCCATGCTCAAGACCGACGTCGAGCTCCTGTGGAACGGCGGCATTGGCACCTACATCAAGGCGTCCGACGAGACCCATGCCGAGGTCGGCGACCGGGCCAACGACAGCCTGCGCGTCGACGGCAGGCAAGTCGGCGCCAAGGTCTTTGGCGAGGGCGGCAATCTGGGCGCGACCCAGGCCGGCCGGATCGAGTTCGCGCTGGCCGGCGGGCGCATCAACACCGACGCGATCGACAATTCCGCGGGCGTCGACTGCTCGGACCACGAGGTCAACATCAAGATCCTGCTGGGCGATGTGGTCGAGGCCGGCGACATGACGGTCAAGCAGCGCGACCGCCTGCTCGAGGAGATGACCGACGAGGTCAGCGATCTCGTGCTGCGCGACAATTATCTGCAGACCCAGGCGCTGACGATCCTGGAGAACAACGCCGACATTCGCGGTGACGAGCAGATCCGCTTCATGCGTGCGGTCGAACAGTCGGGCCTGCTCGACCGTCGTATCGAGGGCCTGCCCGACGACGAGGAGCTGGCCGACTGGCGCACCCGGGGCCGCCGCTTCACCCGGCCCGAACTTTCGGTGCTGCTGGCCTACGCCAAGATGGATCTCTATCCGGCGCTGCTCGAGTCCGACCTGCCGGACGATCCTGATCTGCAGGCCGATCTCGTGCGCTACTTCCCGGTCCCGCTGCAGGAGGGTTTCCGCGACCGGATCATGAACCACCGCCTGCGGCGCGAGATCGCGGCGACTCTCACGACGAACTCCATCGTCAACCGGGCGGGCATCAGCTTCATCCGCCGCCTGGCCGAGGAGTCCGGTTACGACTTCGCCGATATTGCCCGCTCCTACACGGTGGCTCGCGACGCCTTCGCCCTGCGCGACGTCTGGCTCGCGATCGAGGCGCTCGACAACCAGGTGCCGACCACCGTGCAGACCGCGATGCTCGAAGAGACCATACTGCTGATCGAGCGCGTGACCGGCTGGATGCTGCGCCACCGCAGTCAGCCCATGGCGATCGGCGATACCGTCAGCGCCTTCCGGCCTGCCGTCATGGTGTTGCAGGACAGGCTGCCCGAGCTGGTCAGCACGTCGCGTCGACAATCCATGCAGCGCGCCGCCAAGCGCTACGAGAAGGAAGGCGTGCCCGCCGACATTGCGGCCCAGGTTGCCAGCCTGCGTACGCTGGCCGCGGTCTGCGACGTGATCGCTACCGCCGAGACGCTCTCGATCGGCGTCATCGACGTCGCCACTGTCTTCTTCGACGTCGGCGAGGAGCTCGGCACCGACTGGCTGCGCGACATGCTGGTCCGACTCGCCATCGAGGACCGCTGGGACCGCCTGGCCCAGCAGGCCCTGATCGAAGAGAGTTTCCAGCAGCAGCGTTCCATCGCCGCGGCCGTCCTCCAGGCCAACCGCGAAGGACCGGCCGACAAGGCCACCGCCGCCTGGATCTCAACCAACAAGGCGCGTGTCACGCGCGCTCGCAATGTCATCACCGACC